The genomic window ATATATCAAGGAGTCTGTCATAGTGCTCGTAAAATGGGTTCTCTTTATTGTTTTTTATCATCCATTCATAGAGGATGGAACCTCCTCTGCTGACAATCTTTGTAAGTCTGTCGTTCTTTTTTAGTCTCTCTATACATGTGAGATTTAGGCCAGCGTGTATTGTAAGAAAGTCCATACCATCTTCACAGTGTTCCTCTACTACTTTGAAAAGATCTTCAACAGTCATAGATGCAATATCTTTTCCATATTTTGCAACTGCATCATACATAGGGACAGTACCAAGGGCGGCAGGAGATATTTCGGCGAGTTTTCTTCTGAATCCTCTCGTGTCACCGAATGTACTCAGATCCATTATCGCATCTGCACCGAGTTTTATTGAATTCATGACTTTCTCAAGCTCTAGTTCCTGGTTGCAGCAGTCTTCGGAAACACCTAGGTTGACGTTTATTTTGGTCTTGAGACCCTCCCCTATACCCTTTGGAGAAAGAGATTTGTGGTTTTTATTTGCAGGAATGACTATCTTTCCCTGAGCCATTTTTTCCATGAGGTCCTCTTTAGAGATGGACTCCTCCTTTAGTACGATTTCCATTTCCTTTGTGAATATACCTTTTTTTGCAGCTTCCATCTGAGTCATGTAAGACATTTGAATCCTCCTGTTTTATTTTAATTTAAAATTTTATAAAGCTTGGAATCAAAAGGTTTTGTCACGAATTACATGAATTTTCACGAATAAAGATAAAATATTTTGGTCACAGAGTACACAAAGTTGTAGCGTTTTATCTTTTTATGTTTGCAGGTTTTATTCGTGTTAATTTATCATCTTCATCAGTATCCATTCGTGATGAAATCTTCTGATTTTTTTCTTTGGAACAAATCTGAGTTTTTAGGGAAATAAAAAAAGCCCTGTACCAAAGTACAGAGCAGCAGAATCTGACTGACAGAAAGATGAGACTTTCCCAGTGTTCATATAAAAGATTTCCGCTGCTTCCCTACGCTGGTATTATCCAGATCAGGTTCTAAGGGTCGGATCTCTCCTCTCAGCCAAAAAGGCTCCCCTAGCAACATTCGCTATATAAAATTTTTATTTTTCTTAATGGGATTATATAATTGTAGAGATAAAAATGTCAAATTTTATTTTACAAAATTTAATAAAATTGAAAGATTAGACACAGAAAAAATAAAATATAAACTACACTTCTTCTGCTTTTGTAAGATTATTATTTTCAGTTTTTCTGCTGGTAGCACCTAGATAGATAGCGCCTAAAGACAATAAAAATCCAATAAGATCGACAATGTTTGTTGGTCGTTTAAAAAATAATATGTCCCATGTCATAGACAGTATGGGTTGCATAAGCAGGATCAATCCAGATGTGGATACAGGGATATTTGACATAGATGATGATATAAAAACCCATCCCAACCCTTGGCCTAGTATACCGTAAGCTAATAGGATAATTAAATTTTTATTTGAGATGAGATCAAAACTTTCTCCAGAGAATTTTGAAATAGTTCCTAAGATAACTGCTGAAGATACACATACCCAAAATATATTGCTCTTTGGAGAGAGATTGTTTTCTAACTTGGATGAAAAATTCAGAGTCAGGATGTATCCTGTATAAAATACAGCTGTGATTAGCCCCAAAATGACACCTGTTTTATAGCTTTCTGTGTTTCCGTTCCAGTTGATTCCGCATAGGAGAAATATCCCTGTGAGTGCTAAAAAAATCGACAGATAAAATTTTCTATTGATCTTTTCTTTAAATATCAAAATACTTATAAAAGTAATAAAAACTACCTGAAAATTTGACAGCATAGTAGCGAGACCGGGTCCAATATAGTGGATACTTCTGTGCCATACAAAGAGGTCGAGAGCAAAGAAAAGTCCTGCAAGGGTAGAATAAAGAAAAGCAGTAGTGCCGACCCATAATTTTTCTTTCTTTATCAGACAAAATATCAGCAGGAACAGTGCTCCGAAGAATACTCTGTAAAAAGCTGAAATACTAGAGCTGGATTCAGATAATCTTGTAAATACTGCGGAAAAGCTTATAATGGAAGAACCTGCTAAAAGCAAGCCCATATTTTTATTCTTTAAAATATTATTAATAAGGGATACCTCACTGTTAAAATTTATATAAACAATTGTATCATAACACAGTTTATAAAGTAATCAGATAGATTGCCAATTTAAATTGAAAAATTTAAATGAAATTTCCATGTGATTATGATTTTTTTGTTTAAATGATAATTCATCTATTTTTCCAGATAGATTTAAGTTTGAATTTTCAAGGGGGAATATAAATGGGGAAAAGATATAGGTTAAAGAATGGTAAGTAATATATTATATAAAGATGCAAAAGTTTCTGATGCCATAGCTTAATTTACTACAAAGAATTAGTGTCTGCACAATCAAATAATTTAACATTTGGACCAGGAGAATTAACGATAACAGTTGAAGAGGAAACTGATTTTTTAGAAAGAGCGATAAACTCAGAGAATCAATATTTTATTGTTGCTGAATATAAAGTTGAAATCATAGAGAATCTAAACATTACTGCGGGAATAAAACCAAGAATTTCACATACAGGTGAATTTGGAATTACTGTAGCTAAAGAGTTCTGAGGGAATGGAGTAGCTTATAATTTATTGGAAAGTTTAATAAAATGGGTATTAGACAGGAGAAAAATATCAAAAATTAATTTACAGGTTAGAGAAGATAATAAATAACTCAGCGATTAATTTATATGAGAAATTTAATTTTGAGGTAGAGGGAAGAATTAAAAGAAAATTCTTAATCGATGCAATATATTATGACGCTTTGATTATGGGAAAAATAATCGATTAAGAACATTTATTTTGGAATCAGATGAAAAAATGGAGGGAAGTATGAATCATTCTATAAAAAAAGTATCAATAATAGGACTAGGGGCGCTGGGGGTAATGTATGCAGAACACTTATCTCAGAAAATTAATTTTGAAGATTTACGAATTATAGCGGACCAAAACCGTATAGATAGTTATAAAGAAGAGGGTGTATACTGCAACGGGGAAAAATGTCACTTTAATTATGTGGCTCCAGATGCAGTAGTCGAGCCGGCAGACCTTTTAATTGTCGCAGTAAAATATAATCAGCTTCAGGAAGCTATCCAGGCAGTGAAACATCACTTAGGCGAGAACACAATTATTCTTTCAGTGTTAAATGGTATAGAAAGTGAAAGAGATATTGCCAAAGTCTACGGAGAAAAACATAACTTGTACTGTGTGGCCCAGGGAATGACAGCGTCTAAAGTGGGAAACCAGATGACTTATAAGAATAAGGGCATGCTTTGTTTTGGTGAGCTAGATGAAAATAAAAACTCAGAGAAAGTGGAACGATTAAAAAAATTCTTTGATGAGGTAGAGATGCCCTATGAAATCAATAATCAAATGGCGATAAAGCTATGGAGTAAACTTATGATAAATGTAGGGGTCAACCAGACAGTAGCTTATTTTGGTGGAACCAATAAGATTATACAAAAAGAGAGTCCCGAAAGAGAGATGATGATCGCGGCTATGAAAGAGGTTCAGATAGTTGCGGAAAAAGAGGGGATTATTATTGAAGATAAAGAGATTGATTATTGGTTGGAGATTATGGGCAGTCTGAATCCAGATGGAATGCCGTCAATGGCACAGGATGTAGAAGCAAAACGGTATAGTGAGGTAGAGTTGTTTGCAGGTACTATTGTAAGACTAGGCAAAAAACATAGCCTATCTGTTCCTGTGAATACGGAATTTAATAGATATTTTAATGAACTAGAGGCCGGATACTAAATTAATTCAGATTTACACTTAACATTGATTTTATAAATTATTGAATTTATCCAAAGTCTTCTGTCACTTTTCCTTGATGAAAAGCACCCCAAGGGCATTTCCTCCCTTTGGTCAGGGCATAAAAATCAAGCCTTGTCTTGTCCAAGCTAAAATATAATAAATTTTTCTAAAAATACAAAACTCGCTTCGCTCAAACATTGTATTTTCTTAACGTAAAATTGATTATATTTCTTCACGCTCGTCCTGCGAATAGGCACTTTAAGTCCTTTAAAAGATTTTAAAGATTCTAAAGACCTTAAATTTTTTTAGAATTTTTAAGTGGCATTGATAAAATTAGCGTTAAGAATAACCGCAGTGAAATCCTTAGAAAAAATCGATGTCTGAGCAAAGCGAGTAGTCAAAAAATAACGAGTTATACGAGTATATTTTTAGATTCTCAGAAACTTATTTTCTGAGTTTCCTAATTCATATTGGATTTCCAAGGTTATTTAGCTGATTTTTCACAGCCTTGAACTTTTGGTTACTTTTCTGTCAAGAGAAAAGTAATAAATCCTTGTAAATTAAATAATTT from uncultured Ilyobacter sp. includes these protein-coding regions:
- a CDS encoding DMT family transporter, with translation MGLLLAGSSIISFSAVFTRLSESSSSISAFYRVFFGALFLLIFCLIKKEKLWVGTTAFLYSTLAGLFFALDLFVWHRSIHYIGPGLATMLSNFQVVFITFISILIFKEKINRKFYLSIFLALTGIFLLCGINWNGNTESYKTGVILGLITAVFYTGYILTLNFSSKLENNLSPKSNIFWVCVSSAVILGTISKFSGESFDLISNKNLIILLAYGILGQGLGWVFISSSMSNIPVSTSGLILLMQPILSMTWDILFFKRPTNIVDLIGFLLSLGAIYLGATSRKTENNNLTKAEEV
- the thiC gene encoding phosphomethylpyrimidine synthase ThiC, with protein sequence MSYMTQMEAAKKGIFTKEMEIVLKEESISKEDLMEKMAQGKIVIPANKNHKSLSPKGIGEGLKTKINVNLGVSEDCCNQELELEKVMNSIKLGADAIMDLSTFGDTRGFRRKLAEISPAALGTVPMYDAVAKYGKDIASMTVEDLFKVVEEHCEDGMDFLTIHAGLNLTCIERLKKNDRLTKIVSRGGSILYEWMIKNNKENPFYEHYDRLLDICRKYDVTLSLGDGLRPGSLKDATDAPQIQELIILGELTKAAWEKDVQVMIEGPGHVPLNEIAANMQLEKKLCHGAPFYVLGPIVTDIAPGYDHITSAIGGAIAAASGADFLCYVTPAEHLRLPTAEDVKEGIIASKIAAHVGDIAKGIKGAIDWDHAMSEARGTLNWPKMFELCIDPEKAREYRHSVISSDEGEACTMCGDLCPIKRCNEMA
- a CDS encoding 2-dehydropantoate 2-reductase produces the protein MNHSIKKVSIIGLGALGVMYAEHLSQKINFEDLRIIADQNRIDSYKEEGVYCNGEKCHFNYVAPDAVVEPADLLIVAVKYNQLQEAIQAVKHHLGENTIILSVLNGIESERDIAKVYGEKHNLYCVAQGMTASKVGNQMTYKNKGMLCFGELDENKNSEKVERLKKFFDEVEMPYEINNQMAIKLWSKLMINVGVNQTVAYFGGTNKIIQKESPEREMMIAAMKEVQIVAEKEGIIIEDKEIDYWLEIMGSLNPDGMPSMAQDVEAKRYSEVELFAGTIVRLGKKHSLSVPVNTEFNRYFNELEAGY